A single window of Leptospira semungkisensis DNA harbors:
- a CDS encoding DUF2721 domain-containing protein produces MISSLTGTEILSGMIAPAVLISASSSLIFSTANRLGRIFDRVNLLKNEIEGIVDGRTSYPEERSVYLRRQLKVQKKRAGLIQRSMAALYTATLFFVASSLSLGIIVATESSASWISTGLALVGGVFLFIASGLLLYESRYNLKFIQGQIDFAEFLEDKADKKNLDRQPKG; encoded by the coding sequence ATGATTTCGTCTTTGACCGGTACTGAAATTCTTTCTGGGATGATTGCTCCTGCGGTTTTGATTTCCGCGAGTTCCAGTTTGATTTTCTCTACCGCAAATCGATTAGGAAGGATCTTCGATCGAGTCAATCTTCTCAAGAATGAGATAGAAGGGATTGTGGATGGAAGAACTTCCTATCCTGAAGAACGTTCCGTATATTTACGCAGACAACTAAAGGTCCAAAAGAAAAGGGCCGGACTCATCCAAAGATCTATGGCTGCGCTTTATACTGCGACTCTCTTCTTTGTAGCTTCTAGTTTGAGTTTGGGAATTATAGTCGCCACGGAAAGTTCAGCTTCTTGGATCTCGACAGGCTTAGCATTAGTCGGCGGAGTATTTCTTTTTATCGCGAGCGGACTCTTGTTGTACGAGAGCCGCTATAATTTGAAATTCATCCAAGGCCAGATCGACTTCGCTGAATTTTTGGAGGATAAGGCAGATAAGAAAAACCTTGATCGCCAGCCCAAGGGTTGA